A single genomic interval of Hydractinia symbiolongicarpus strain clone_291-10 chromosome 8, HSymV2.1, whole genome shotgun sequence harbors:
- the LOC130654168 gene encoding transcription factor SPT20 homolog isoform X1 encodes MLSPVDGLGSMDPFHMIEKDIPDFEKPEPKKSLLERLLDCYNEQSRLEKQRGESTKESYLLAKIVKEDNLSVLIVNLYAGNDGYSLMLKKKDNTEVETVKLPYEENEFLEYLDMQQLPPLLVDVLESAQVDIYHDGCVIVQLRDYRRSTQKNYDVTYVLLKPTSQTIVRDVNAMMADTSKWNEDDKAMLESQLVLAMQPRLCLDPSPSVLYTANKIQYHANKWNHKGLKRSMKRFSQPYLNRAVLCSNTPSPPCLRLLDFIQRNRDKRSISSLPKLNRATQHTDMWKQRSPTLSVPTKIDVTSYSKLHEQPKYTTDYTPEKIQEIILEGEKTNNRSYFCRVTIQRRGSTGEYLGDLYLEEDHGAQKENTHKDGRACRFSLGNRLTAQRYLQQFQELYTEEGRKSVKISTFVANQSHQQKSQSSSSQSQQSTSATTASSQHPNNTKSTVASSSIPTTSESTLTVNLTRSLGANQNSVLSQGGNTYILASSVQGQPFNIGSNVVMSIPSSLAQSLVSGNATFSVSGNPYFVNASGNLQQSSKSLQSPSKPAVSGTSMSVSSHGQLTAVPIAVQGNNVSIVSGNMNAQFIAKATPQAIRPAGATGQIMLQNVASTQLGQRLQASFAVPGNLVPISQMTRVGGQQKGLAGAGMPSVMVHGKQVMVQGSPAMIQGQATFIPSQTPLIPGLQSGQTAIIQGGSIFVQGQPGQSLVGGQAQGQTVMIQGQPGQSQHNQNALLQGQALQGQAVFIQGQPNGGGQAIMLQNQGGHQGQVQIITTTSSSGQQLQIVPQIQQKGGASSASGRVQSSTALSALTSQVNLIPVQQGGQQQYQPIVQFTPHAQQPRPVTQRRRSSTQPTIIGGGKKRPPAPTKQSPS; translated from the exons GAAATCATTGCTGGAAAGATTGCTGGATTGTTACAATGAACAGAGCAGATTAGAGAAGCAACGAGgg GAATCCACTAAGGAGTCATATTTACTTGCAAAGATTGTAAAAGAGGACAATCTTAGTGTGTTGATTGTTAACTTATATGCTGGTAATGATGGTTACTCATTAATGTTGAAGAAGAAGGACAACACTGAAGTTGAAACTGTCAAATTGCCCTATGAA gaaAACGAATTTTTGGAGTATTTAGATATGCAACAG ttgCCTCCGTTATTAGTTGATGTGTTAGAAAGTGCTCAG GTTGATATCTATCATGACGGCTGTGTCATAGTTCAGCTTCGTGATTACAGAAGAAGTACACagaaaaattatgatgtcacataTGTGTTATTAAAACCTACTTCACAG ACTATAGTACGAGATGTAAATGCCATGATGGCAGACACAAGTAAGTGGAATGAAGACGATAAGGCCATGTTGGAATCACAACTTGTGTTGGCAATGCAACCTAGGCTTTGTCTTGATCCGTCTCCATCTGTTTTATATACTGCAAATAAGATTCAATATCATGCTAATAAATGGAATCACAAAGGTTTAAAAAG atcAATGAAGAGATTCTCACAACCTTATCTAAATAGAGCAGTTTTATGTTCGAACACTCCCTCGCCACCATGTTTGAGGTTACTTGATTTCATTCAACGCAATCGCGATAAGCGATCTATCAGTTCTTTACCTAAATTGAATCGTGCAACTCAACATACTGATATGTGGAAACAACGCTCACCAACTTTATCTGTACCTACAAAAATAGAT gTTACATCCTACTCCAAACTTCACGAACAGCCCAAATATACAACAGACTACACACCAGAGAAGATTCAGGAAATTATATTGGAGGGAGAAAAGACTAATAATCGATCGTATTTTTGTCGTGTCACTATTCAAAGACGTGGCTCAACGGGGGAATACCTGGGTGATCTTTATTTGGAAGAAGACCATGGGGcacaaaaagaaaatacacataAAGACGGCAGAGCTTGCAG GTTTTCACTTGGTAATCGACTTACTGCTCAGCGGTATTTGCAACAATTCCAAGAACTGTATACGGAGGAAGGAAGGAAATCCGTCAAAATTTCAACTTTTGTTGCTAATCAAAGTCATCAACAGAAATCACAAAGTTCATCATCTCAGTCGCAACAGTCAACAAGTGCTACCACGGCGTCTTCACAACATCCCAATAACACAAAATCAACAGTAGCGTCTTCGAGCATACCTACGACATCAGAATCGACTTTAACTGTAAACCTCACTCGTTCGCTAGGAGCCAACCAAAACTCTGTTCTATCACAAGGTGGAAACACGTATATTTTAGCGAGCTCGGTACAGGGTCAACCTTTTAATATTGGTTCTAATGTTGTCATGTCAATACCAAGCTCTTTAGCGCAATCTTTAGTCTCTGGAAATGCCACGTTTTCAGTCTCAG GAAACCCGTATTTTGTGAATGCGTCTGGAAACTTGCAACAGTCATCAAAAAGTCTTCAGTCTCCAAGTAAA CCTGCTGTGTCTGGCACTTCAATGAGTGTTTCTTCACACGGTCAACTTACTGCTGTTCCCATTGCTGTTCAGGGTAACAATGTCAGTATTGTTTCTGGGAATATGAATGCTCAGTTTATTGCAAAAGCAACTCCACAAGCGATTCGACCTGCAGGAGCAACTGGTCAAATTATGTTACAG AATGTCGCATCCACTCAACTTGGTCAAAGACTTCAGGCTTCATTTGCT GTCCCAGGTAATCTTGTTCCGATATCTCAAATGACACGAGTTGGTGGGCAGCAAAAGGGTCTTGCAGGAGCAGGAATGCCTTCGGTCATGGTGCATGGTAAGCAAGTGATGGTACAAGGCTCCCCTGCCATGATTCAAGGTCAAGCAACATTCATTCCCAGCCAAACACCGTTAATTCCAGGACTGCAAAGTGGACAAACAGCTATAATACAAGGCGGATCTATTTTTGTACAAGGACAACCTGGACAGTCATTAGTGGGTGGGCAAGCACAGGGACAAACTGTCATGATTCAGGGTCAACCAG GTCAGTCACAACATAATCAAAATGCGTTGCTCCAAGGTCAAGCCTTACAAGGCCAAGCAGTGTTTATTCAGGGACAACCAAATGGTGGCGGACAAGCTATCATGCTGCAAAACCAAGGTGGACATCAAGGCCAGGTACAAATTATAACCACAACAAGTTCATCCGGTCAACAGCTTCAAATTGTTCCTCAAATCCAACAAAAAGGAG gTGCCTCGTCAGCTTCTGGTAGGGTCCAGTCCTCAACCGCGTTATCAGCTTTGACTTCACAGGTAAATTTAATTCCTGTGCAGCAAGGCGGTCAACAACAATACCAACCTATCGTCCAGTTCACACCACACGCGCAACAACCAAGACCAGTGACCCAAAGGCGGAGAAGCAGCACTCAGCCAACTATTATTGGCGGCGGAAAGAAAAGACCACCCGCACCAACCAAACAGTCTCCCTCgtga
- the LOC130654171 gene encoding exosome complex component RRP43-like: MADDFKTAQPLQFYKQFLKENIRPDGRQLLEFRKTLLNIGAINTAVGSALVRLGDTTVVCGIKAELAEPTLEQCGQGFFVPNVELPALCSPEFRPGPPSEKAQVLSQFVLDTVLNSELISLEDLCIVNKKLCWVLYADMVCVSHDGNLIDALMTSLYAALRNTKLPLVRINEESGLTEVLDDEKHDLHLRNKPVSTTIAVLDETTLLADPTYEEEELSSSMITIVVGSDKQLCSVYKPGGCPVPESLLKSCMQTAFNRSEDINKLLSEVDENIDR, from the exons ATGGCAGATGATTTCAA GACAGCGCAACCGTTGCAATTTTACAAACAATTTTTG aaagaaaatATTCGACCCGATGGACGTCAACTACTGGAGTTCCGAAAAACACTTCTCAACATAG GTGCTATCAATACAGCTGTTGGCTCGGCATTGGTTCGTCTTGGTGATACAACGGTTGTCTGTGGTATAAAAGCG GAATTGGCCGAACCAACACTAGAGCAATGTGGACAAGGTTTTTTCG TTCCGAATGTTGAACTGCCAGCTCTATGTTCACCAGAATTTCGGCCAGGACCTCCCAGTGAAAAAGCGCAAGTTTTAAGTCAATTTGTGTTGGATACAGTCTTGAA ctCTGAATTGATATCTCTTGAAGATTTATGCATTGTTAATAAAAAG TTGTGTTGGGTATTATACGCTGACATGGTTTGTGTCAGCCATGATGGAAATCTGATAGATGCCTTGATGACGTCACTTTACGCTGCCCTGCGAAATA CGAAGTTACCACTAGTTAGAATCAACGAGGAGAGCGGTTTAACAGAAGTACTGGACGATGAGAAACATGACTTACATCTTCGAAATAAACCCGTCTCAACGACAATTGCAGTTTTAGATGA aACGACTCTTCTAGCTGATCCCACCTACGAAGAAGAAGAATTGTCATCATCGATGATCACCATTGTTGTGGGGTCTGATAAGCAACTTTGTTCAGTATATAAACCAG GTGGATGCCCAGTTCCTGAAAGTTTACTAAAGTCGTGTATGCAGACGGCTTTTAATCGTTCTGAAGATATAAACAAGCTGCTCTCAGAAGTAGACGAGAATATAGATAGATGA
- the LOC130654170 gene encoding trehalase-like, which yields MEDTIKYFTFSLIFCFATAGSNDSYILPCNSTIFCTGQILRKVQTAHIFNDSKTFVDMPAKMEITNEIKEILNQTTPKKLMEMVQKYFYLPGKELVAVNITKSPKKPKLFDKIKSPRYKRWASHLCSVWSRLVRKMKPEVKENKKRHSLIYLQKPFVVPGGRFRETYYWDTYWSIEGLLQCEMYNITKNILENFVQMVDEIGFVPNGGRKYYKNRSQPPFLTLMFDLYWSHTKDSNFLQRHMKTLVKEYKFWMTYRVVDLNTQQYPRVKGPLKFNIYNTMMGYPRPESYREDVEIMMKAGYKNNKTAQREIYSHIASAAESGWDFSSRWFKDGMNMTSIQTRNIIPVDLNSILCCVEYTLGKLFNDVLSDAKTSAYYTEIAKQRQQLIDEFLWNEEYGSWLDYNVQTKKHVKEFYASSFFPLWILAHNSSSLNKTKTNKAFEKFKSLKVFTYVAGLPTSLINSGQQWDFPNAWPPLQHIAVHGLSKVSPDEENDKAKVTAASLAKKFLETAYLSWLSTGHMYEKYDVNERSKAGNGGEYKVQEGFGWTNGVVLNFLNKYGGVLDAPSSGTTKFSSEIVVITFGMVLYFLS from the exons ATGGAAGACACAATAAAATATTTCacgttttctttgattttctgcTTCGCAACTGCGGGTAGCAACGATTCGTATATTTTACCATGTAACAGTACTATATTCTGTACTGGACAAATACTCCGTAAAGTACAAACGGCGCATATCTTTAACGATTCAAAAACATTTGTTGATATGCCAGCAAAGATGGAAATCACAaacgaaataaaagaaattttaaaccaAACAACACCAAAAAAGCTCATGGAAatggtgcaaaaatatttttatttaccagGAAAGGAACTTGTCGCTGTCAATATTACAAAATCACCGAAGAAGCCGAAactttttgataaaataaaaagccCGCGCTACAAACGCTGGGCTAGCCATTTATGTTCTGTGTGGTCGCGATTAGTTCGTAAAATGAAACCAGAAGTTAAAGAAAACAAGAAGAGGCATTCATTGATTTACTTACAGAAGCCTTTCGTTGTGCCTGGTGGTAGATTTCGTGAAACGTATTATTGGGACACATACTGGTCGATCGAAGGCTTGTTACAATGCGAGATGTACAACATAAcgaaaaatattcttgaaaattttgttcaaaTGGTTGACGAAATCGGGTTTGTACCAAACGGTGGAAGGAAGTATTACAAAAACAGAAGTCAACCGCCGTTTCTTACTTTAATGTTTGATTTGTATTGGTCGCATACGAAAGACAGCAACTTTTTACAGAGACATATGAAAACTCTCGTAAAAGAATacaaattttggatgacgtatCGTGTCGTCGACTTAAATACTCAGCAATACCCACGTGTCAAAGGACCACTCAAGTTTAATATTTACAACACCATGATGGGATATCCTAGACCAGAATCATACAGAGAAGATGTTGAAATCATGATGAAAGCTGGCTATAAGAACAACAAAACTGCACAGAGGGAGATCTATTCTCACATAGCATCTGCTGCGGAGAGCGGATGGGATTTTTCATCCAG ATGGTTCAAAGATGGAATGAATATGACCAGCATccagacaagaaatatcattccagTGGATCTAAATTCGATTTTATGTTGTGTTGAATATACACTTGGAAAGTTGTTTAATGATGTTCTTAGCGACGCTAAAACGTCGGCTTATTACACTGAAATTGCTAAACAACGACAACAATTAATCGACGAGTTTTTATGGAACGAAGAATATGGCTCGTGGTTGGACTACAATGTACAAACAAAGAAACACGTAAAAGAGTTTTACGCTTCAAGCTTTTTTCCATTATGGATCCTTGCGCACAATTCCTCAAGTTTGAATAAAACCAAGACTAACAAAGCCtttgaaaaattcaaaagtCTTAAAGTTTTCACCTATGTAGCTGGTTTACCAACATCTTTGATAAATTCTGGTCAACAGTGGGATTTTCCCAATGCTTGGCCACCATTACAACACATTGCTGTACACGGCCTCTCTAAAGTTAGTCCCGACGAAGAAAACGACAAGGCTAAAGTAACCGCAGCAtcgttggcaaaaaaatttctgGAAACTGCATATCTGTCATGGCTGTCAACAGGTCATATGTACGAAAAATATGATGTGAATGAACGTTCGAAAGCTGGCAATGGAGGAGAATACAAAGTACAAGAAGGCTTTGGCTGGACCAATGGCGTCGTGTTAAATTTTCTTAATAAATATGGAGGAGTGCTCGACGCTCCATCGTCAGGAACAACCAAGTTTAGTTCAGAGATTGTAGTAATAACATTTGGAATGGTACTCtactttttatcttaa
- the LOC130654168 gene encoding transcription factor SPT20 homolog isoform X2, which translates to MIEKDIPDFEKPEPKKSLLERLLDCYNEQSRLEKQRGESTKESYLLAKIVKEDNLSVLIVNLYAGNDGYSLMLKKKDNTEVETVKLPYEENEFLEYLDMQQLPPLLVDVLESAQVDIYHDGCVIVQLRDYRRSTQKNYDVTYVLLKPTSQTIVRDVNAMMADTSKWNEDDKAMLESQLVLAMQPRLCLDPSPSVLYTANKIQYHANKWNHKGLKRSMKRFSQPYLNRAVLCSNTPSPPCLRLLDFIQRNRDKRSISSLPKLNRATQHTDMWKQRSPTLSVPTKIDVTSYSKLHEQPKYTTDYTPEKIQEIILEGEKTNNRSYFCRVTIQRRGSTGEYLGDLYLEEDHGAQKENTHKDGRACRFSLGNRLTAQRYLQQFQELYTEEGRKSVKISTFVANQSHQQKSQSSSSQSQQSTSATTASSQHPNNTKSTVASSSIPTTSESTLTVNLTRSLGANQNSVLSQGGNTYILASSVQGQPFNIGSNVVMSIPSSLAQSLVSGNATFSVSGNPYFVNASGNLQQSSKSLQSPSKPAVSGTSMSVSSHGQLTAVPIAVQGNNVSIVSGNMNAQFIAKATPQAIRPAGATGQIMLQNVASTQLGQRLQASFAVPGNLVPISQMTRVGGQQKGLAGAGMPSVMVHGKQVMVQGSPAMIQGQATFIPSQTPLIPGLQSGQTAIIQGGSIFVQGQPGQSLVGGQAQGQTVMIQGQPGQSQHNQNALLQGQALQGQAVFIQGQPNGGGQAIMLQNQGGHQGQVQIITTTSSSGQQLQIVPQIQQKGGASSASGRVQSSTALSALTSQVNLIPVQQGGQQQYQPIVQFTPHAQQPRPVTQRRRSSTQPTIIGGGKKRPPAPTKQSPS; encoded by the exons GAAATCATTGCTGGAAAGATTGCTGGATTGTTACAATGAACAGAGCAGATTAGAGAAGCAACGAGgg GAATCCACTAAGGAGTCATATTTACTTGCAAAGATTGTAAAAGAGGACAATCTTAGTGTGTTGATTGTTAACTTATATGCTGGTAATGATGGTTACTCATTAATGTTGAAGAAGAAGGACAACACTGAAGTTGAAACTGTCAAATTGCCCTATGAA gaaAACGAATTTTTGGAGTATTTAGATATGCAACAG ttgCCTCCGTTATTAGTTGATGTGTTAGAAAGTGCTCAG GTTGATATCTATCATGACGGCTGTGTCATAGTTCAGCTTCGTGATTACAGAAGAAGTACACagaaaaattatgatgtcacataTGTGTTATTAAAACCTACTTCACAG ACTATAGTACGAGATGTAAATGCCATGATGGCAGACACAAGTAAGTGGAATGAAGACGATAAGGCCATGTTGGAATCACAACTTGTGTTGGCAATGCAACCTAGGCTTTGTCTTGATCCGTCTCCATCTGTTTTATATACTGCAAATAAGATTCAATATCATGCTAATAAATGGAATCACAAAGGTTTAAAAAG atcAATGAAGAGATTCTCACAACCTTATCTAAATAGAGCAGTTTTATGTTCGAACACTCCCTCGCCACCATGTTTGAGGTTACTTGATTTCATTCAACGCAATCGCGATAAGCGATCTATCAGTTCTTTACCTAAATTGAATCGTGCAACTCAACATACTGATATGTGGAAACAACGCTCACCAACTTTATCTGTACCTACAAAAATAGAT gTTACATCCTACTCCAAACTTCACGAACAGCCCAAATATACAACAGACTACACACCAGAGAAGATTCAGGAAATTATATTGGAGGGAGAAAAGACTAATAATCGATCGTATTTTTGTCGTGTCACTATTCAAAGACGTGGCTCAACGGGGGAATACCTGGGTGATCTTTATTTGGAAGAAGACCATGGGGcacaaaaagaaaatacacataAAGACGGCAGAGCTTGCAG GTTTTCACTTGGTAATCGACTTACTGCTCAGCGGTATTTGCAACAATTCCAAGAACTGTATACGGAGGAAGGAAGGAAATCCGTCAAAATTTCAACTTTTGTTGCTAATCAAAGTCATCAACAGAAATCACAAAGTTCATCATCTCAGTCGCAACAGTCAACAAGTGCTACCACGGCGTCTTCACAACATCCCAATAACACAAAATCAACAGTAGCGTCTTCGAGCATACCTACGACATCAGAATCGACTTTAACTGTAAACCTCACTCGTTCGCTAGGAGCCAACCAAAACTCTGTTCTATCACAAGGTGGAAACACGTATATTTTAGCGAGCTCGGTACAGGGTCAACCTTTTAATATTGGTTCTAATGTTGTCATGTCAATACCAAGCTCTTTAGCGCAATCTTTAGTCTCTGGAAATGCCACGTTTTCAGTCTCAG GAAACCCGTATTTTGTGAATGCGTCTGGAAACTTGCAACAGTCATCAAAAAGTCTTCAGTCTCCAAGTAAA CCTGCTGTGTCTGGCACTTCAATGAGTGTTTCTTCACACGGTCAACTTACTGCTGTTCCCATTGCTGTTCAGGGTAACAATGTCAGTATTGTTTCTGGGAATATGAATGCTCAGTTTATTGCAAAAGCAACTCCACAAGCGATTCGACCTGCAGGAGCAACTGGTCAAATTATGTTACAG AATGTCGCATCCACTCAACTTGGTCAAAGACTTCAGGCTTCATTTGCT GTCCCAGGTAATCTTGTTCCGATATCTCAAATGACACGAGTTGGTGGGCAGCAAAAGGGTCTTGCAGGAGCAGGAATGCCTTCGGTCATGGTGCATGGTAAGCAAGTGATGGTACAAGGCTCCCCTGCCATGATTCAAGGTCAAGCAACATTCATTCCCAGCCAAACACCGTTAATTCCAGGACTGCAAAGTGGACAAACAGCTATAATACAAGGCGGATCTATTTTTGTACAAGGACAACCTGGACAGTCATTAGTGGGTGGGCAAGCACAGGGACAAACTGTCATGATTCAGGGTCAACCAG GTCAGTCACAACATAATCAAAATGCGTTGCTCCAAGGTCAAGCCTTACAAGGCCAAGCAGTGTTTATTCAGGGACAACCAAATGGTGGCGGACAAGCTATCATGCTGCAAAACCAAGGTGGACATCAAGGCCAGGTACAAATTATAACCACAACAAGTTCATCCGGTCAACAGCTTCAAATTGTTCCTCAAATCCAACAAAAAGGAG gTGCCTCGTCAGCTTCTGGTAGGGTCCAGTCCTCAACCGCGTTATCAGCTTTGACTTCACAGGTAAATTTAATTCCTGTGCAGCAAGGCGGTCAACAACAATACCAACCTATCGTCCAGTTCACACCACACGCGCAACAACCAAGACCAGTGACCCAAAGGCGGAGAAGCAGCACTCAGCCAACTATTATTGGCGGCGGAAAGAAAAGACCACCCGCACCAACCAAACAGTCTCCCTCgtga